From the Candidatus Binataceae bacterium genome, the window GGACGTCGGCGTAGAGATAACGCACCTTGTTCCAGTCGCGCTGCTTGCGCCGGTCAAGTTCGCCGCCGTAGGCGTCCTGCACCGCGAGCTCGTGCGGGATGAAACGCAGGCGCACGCGATGGGTCTGTTCGAGCCCGTACGTGGGCTCCATCGCGAGGTACGTGAACGGGCTTTTGAAATCGTAATAGAGCTTGATTGTTTCGAGCACTTCGGCCATGGGAGTCACCGCCCTAAGTGGATAGCCTAAAAGCGCGCAGCGCAAAAGCGCACGGCGGCTCACCACCAAAAGGCGACTACCAAGCCGGCAGGCATTGGGTCGCGGCGCGCACGCCGCGCGCCTGCGGCCGTCACGGGAAACACACCCTTGGCGGCGGGTACAGCCGGCTGCGGCATCGGGAAGATTCGAAAGCGCCACGGATGCTCCTCGTGCCGGCGATGGAGATGGAGAAACAGCTCGGTTGTGCCGACGCCGAGCAGCGCCGCGCCGACGACGTCGGAGAACCAGTGTGCGTCGTGGCCCATCCGGCCGAAGCCGTCTAGCAGCGCGAGTGAGTAGGCGGGTAGGGCAACGTACCAGCGATTGTCGTAGTACTCGCTGACTCCGCACGCCAGCGCAAACAGCGGGGCAACGTCGCCCGAGACGAACGTCTGTCCTCCATGGAAGAAGGCGTCGTGGTCGTGATGGTCCTGCGAGGGGCGCAGACGGCCGAAGGCGGCCTTGATTCCGATGTCGAGCAGGACAGCGATGCCCGCGCCTTCGCCCGCGGTCAGCGCGTACTGGCGCGCCCGCGCTTCGCCGGCGTAAAGCCCGTAGCCGTAGAGCAGGGCGGTTGCCGCGCCGACCGAGCCGTAGCTGATATTTTCCAGCGTGCTGGCGGTGCTCGACGACATGTTGTGCAGATGGCGGCGCATCGTCTGGTCCAGCGCAAACGAGCCCCCGAAGGCTGCGCCAGCGCCGCCGAGCACCAGGTAGAAGCGCGGATTGGCAAGCAGCGCAGCGGCGGCGTCGAGATCGAGCGGCGCGGTCACAATGTCTTCGCCATCGGCCTCAAGGTTGTTGGCGACGTATTTGAAGTCCGAGACGAGCGAGTCGCCGACGCCTTGCCAGCCTGAGTTGGCGGCCCAGGGGGGCTGGGACGATCCGACGATCATGGTCAGCACAAGCGCCGCGAGGGCGGCGCGCACGGAGGCCGGCGATACCCGCGACTTCATCGGGGACCCTCCTCGCGCGCAAGAGAAGTGGCAGCGCGGAGCGCGCTTTAGCAGCGACGACTCGATAAGAGCGCAAAATGGCGGGATTTGCGAGCACTCCTCGGCAGCTTGCGGCGCCTGAACGCGCGGTTCTATTGTCAGGCAGCTTTCGTGTTTCCAGGAGAAAAGCCTCGATGGCGAAACTCAAAACCAGCGTGAACAAGTCGCGATGTATCGCGAGCGGCGACTGCGTCGAGACCGCGCCCGGCGTCTTCCGCCTCGATGAAGAGGGCAAATCCGAGGTTTACAACCAGACCGGCGCGTCCGACGGTGTGATCGTGGCGGCGGCCCGTGGGTGCCCGGCCAAGGCGATAACCGTGGTCGACGAAGAAACGGGGACGCAGCTATTCCCGCCGCCAAAAAAGTAGGTGCGCGCCGCCGCCGCGCTCCCGGCGAGCTTTACGTCGCGCAGACCGAGGACCTCGAATCAGTGGCCGCCTTGGTCTCCGCCGTCGGCGAGCGTGGCGAGATTATCGCCAACGGCTGCGATGGGCCCGGGATGTGTTGGTTAGGCGCGTGGCTGGACGCGCGGATGGTGGGCGTGGCCGGAATAGAAACGATGGTCGATGCGGCGGTGCTTCATTCGCTCGCGGTGGTCGAGACGATGCGCGGGCGGGCAATAGGCGCGGCGCTGGTCGGCGCCGCGCGCAAGGCCGCTCATACGCGGGGCGCGCGCCGCCTCTACGCCGTCGCTGGCCACAACGCCGTCAGTTACCTGCTGCGGTTCGGCTTCGAGCGAACGGCGTCGAGTGACATGCTCGACGAGCTCGCCGGCACCGCCGTCGCCGCCTATTTCGACGCTTGTCCCCAGGCGCTCGCCCGTCTCGCGGTGTTGCGCCTCGATATCTCGCGCGACGGCGTGATCGAGCGCTGAATGCGCCCGCCCGTCAATCAGCAAACAGCCGCTCGTAGGAACGCTCGGAGCGGAACTCGACCGCGGCCGGGTCGTTCGGCTGCTCCTCGCTCGGCCCGAGGTCGAGAATCATGCATTTGACTGAGCCGCCGCCCTTGGCCAGGAACTCGCTTACGTCAACCATGATTGGCTCGACGCCGCGTTCCCTTACGCGCGCGGCCAGCGCCTCGCTCACCCCTTGCGGCATGAACAGGTACAGCCTGCCCTCGTAGTCGACCTGGAAGGAGTTGGCCGCGTATAGTTCAGCATCGCGCTGCGACAGCTCGATCAGGTTGGCGCTGAATTCGGCGCGCAGCCGCTCCCGCGACGCTGGCGCGAGCCCCTCTATGTAGGCGAGCAGGAACTCGCGCTGAGGGCCGAACGAGCACAGCACGGTATCGCCGTGGTAATGCGCCTCGCGACATAGCTCCAGCGCGAGTATCGGCCGTTCGCCCGCGATCTGGCTGAGCTCGTCCAGCGCGGCGTATTCGGAACGGAAGCCGTAGATGCGCCGCCAGGGCGGGATGCCGATGCGCGGGACGAAGCGCTGGCGCTCGATCCGCCCGTAGGTGAAGAGCATGAAGCGGCCAGCAGGGAAAAAGTCGGCTTCGCCTTCGAAGCGCGCCGCCACGTTGGCGCATCGATAGCCCATCCGCTCAAGGAACCGGCGATAGACCTCGCGCTCGCGCGCCCGCGTCGGCAGGAGGTGGGCGAGATGGAACGTCTTGGCCTCGGACGGTGCGCCGCTCAGCGGATAGAGAAAGCCCGCGTTAGCGGGATAGACGAGGCCGCTCAGCCCCTCGTGCGGCTCGATCACGCAGACTTCGGTTCCGCGTCCGATTAGCGCGCGAGCCAAGCCGTGCCATTGCCGGCGTGCCAGGTCAGGGTTGACCGACTTTTTCAGACCAAGCGCATTGCGCGTATGAGGGTTAGCGCCGCCGAGGACCGAGAAAAAGGTCGGGTCGCCCATCAGGATGGTTCTCGGCATCGCCTCGGGCTCCTCTCTGGACCGAAGCAGTTCCCTCCCCTTGTCCAAGGAGTGGGTTAGCGACGGATCACGCGCTCACGAATCAAGGCGGCGGCTTCTATTTGCGATCGATCTCAGTCAGCAACTCGATCTGCGGACGCCCGTCGAGCAGGTTGGCGATCCGCGCGCCCATCTCCTTCATGTGATCGGTTTTGCGATGGGCGTCGAAGGCGGCTTGGTCGGCGTAGGTCTCGAACCACACGAACATGGTTGGGTCCTGGTTGGACCTGTGCAAGATATAGGCCTGGCATCCCGGCTCCGCCGCGCGCACCTTCTTGATCATGTCGCGGAAGGCCGCTTCGAGTTCGCCTTCGCATCCGGCTTTGGCCTTGATCTTGGCAATCAGTGAAACCGACATCGTTTTCTCCTTGATTCGAGAATAAAGCGACGCACTCGCGGCGAAACAGCGCTCGGCACGCCGGGAACCGCTCCATGCCCGTCATAGTTGGGGACCGACGCTTTTTCAAGCCGAAGCGGCGCTGCGCCGAGCGCCAAGCACTTTGCGCTCGGCCGCGGCTTCGCGCAAAATCGGATGGCCGGCTTCGCTTGGCCGGCGGAGCCAACGACGATGATCGGGTTCGAGCTTACCGACGAGCAGCGCGACCTGCGCCGGCTGGCGCGCCAATTCGCCGAGCGCGAAATGATCCCGCGCGCTCGCGAGTACGACGAAAAGGAAATCTTTCCGCACGACGTATGCGAGGCCGCCTTTAGGGCCGGCCTGATGAACCTCGCGGTGCCGCGCGAGAACGGCGGCCCCGGCCTCGGGATCCTCGACGGCTGCGTCATCATCGAAGAGCTCAACTACGGATGCGCCGGGATGGCCAACGCGGTCGGCGCCAACGAACTGGCGACGCTGCCACTGGTCGTTGCCGCCAACACCGAACAGAAGCAGACCTACCTCGGCCGTCTGGTCAAGGAACTGACCTTCTGCGCGTTCGCGATTACCGAGCCCGGTGCGGGCTCCGACGTGGCCTCGATGAGCACGACGTATCGCCGCGAGGGCGACGCCTTCGTGCTCAACGGCACCAAGCACTTCATCTCAAACGGCTCGGTGGCGGACTGGTACGTGACGTTCGCGACCTCGGACAAACGGCTACGCCACAAGGGCATTTCGTGCTTCGTGTTTCCCGCCGATTTGCCCGGGATCACGCGGCGGCGGATGCACGGCAAGCTCGGCCAGCGCGCCGCCGACACCGGCGAGATCGTCTATGACGAGGTGCGCATCCCGGCCAGTGCGCTGGTCGGCCGAGAGGGGGAGGGCTTCAAGTACGCGATGGCGACTTTCGATCGCAGCCGACCCGAGATCGGCGCGATCGCGACCGGCATCGCTCAGCGCGCGCTCGACGAGTGCGTCAGGTACTCGCAGCAGCGCCAGGCGTTCGGCCAGCCGATCGCGAAGTTCCAGGCGATCCAGTTCATGATGGCCGACATGGCGGTGGCGGTCGAAGCGATGCGGCTGCTGACTTACAAGGCCGCGTGGCTGGTCGATCGCGGGGAGAGCCCCAACGTGGTTTCGAGCTACGCCAAGCTGTTCAGCGCCGACGCCTGCATGAAGGTTACCACCGACGCGGTGCAGCTCTTCGGCGGCTACGGCTACATGAACGAATACCCGGTGCAGAAGCTGATGCGCGACGCCAAGCTGCTGCAAATCTACGAGGGCACCTCGCAGATCCAGCGCGTGGTGATCTCGCGCCATCTGCTCAAGGAGTAGCGCCGAGCGCCGGCCGTTCGTGCGGCAGCGATCTCAGTCGCCGTCGGCGGCTGCCGGCCGCAGCAGCGCGCGGCCGATCCGCGCCGACAGGCCGCGCGGCGCGAGCTTGCTCGCGATCGCAAGCGCGCTGTTGAACGCTCCCGCGACGCATATCGACTGCCCGCCGGCCGCGGCCGCGATCGCCTGCTCCACCACCCGTCTGGCATCGGTCCACAGAAAAGACGGGAAGCGCGCGCGCTCGTTGTTGGCCACCTTTTGGAACTCCGTGCGCACTGGCCCCGGGCAGAGCGCCATCACGGTCACGCCGGTTCCGGCCAGCTCCGCCGCCAGCGCCTCGCTGAAGCTGAGCACGAAGGCCTTGGTTGCTCCGTAGGTCGCCATGTACGGCGTCGCCTGGAAAGCCGCGGTCGAGGCGACGTTGATAATCGTGCCGCGCCGCCGTTCGACCATCGCGGGCACGAACAGCCGCGTCATCGCGACCACGGCGGTCACGTTGAGGTCGATCTCCTCGAGCTCGCGCGTGAAGTCGAGGCGATGGAATCTGCCGGTGGTGCCGAAGCCGGCGTTGTTAACCAGGTAATCGACCTGCACGCCGTCGCTTTTGAGGCGCCCGTGAATCGCGCCCGGCGCCTGGCGCTCGGCAAGATCCGCGCGGACCGTATGCACGGAGCCGGCGCCGAGGCTGCGCGCGTGGCCGGCGACCGCCGCCAGGCGATCCTCGCGCCGCGCCACCAGCACCAGGTCGTAATGCTCGCGGCCGAGCGCGTAGGCGAATTGCTCGCCGAGGCCGCTCGAGGCTCCGGTAACGAGCGCGGTTGGCAACGTCTTCCCTCCGTCTCCCCTGAAATGACGCTCCCCGGCGCGATAGTATTGCGCGCGCGTTGCGCTGTCGAGCCGCCGGGCCGCGCCCGCGACTTTGGGGCTGCGGCGAGCCCGAGTCTAGGCTGAAGCGAGGCCGAGTTCCTTGCGAAAGTGTTCGATGGTCAGCCGCAGCCCCTCGCGCAGCGGCGTCTCGGGAGCCCATCCAAGGCGCGCCTTGGCCAGCGAGATGTCCGGACGGCGGCGGGTGGGATCGTCGGGTGGCGCGGGATGGAACGTCAGGCGCGAGCGGCTGCGCGCCAGTTCGATAACCAGCGAGGCGAGTTCAAGGATCGTGAACTCGTCGGGGTTGCCGATATTGACCGGGCCGATAAAGCCCTCGGTGTCCATCATCCGCACAATCGCCTCGATGATGTCATCGACGTAGGCGAACGAGCGCGTCTGTTTGCCGTCGCCGTAGATCGGCAGGTCCTCGCCGCGCAGGGCCGCCACGCACAGGTTCGACACCACCCGCCCGTCATTGACCGCCATCCGCGGCCCGTAGGTGTTGAAGATGCGCACGATGCGGATGTCGACGTTGTTCTGGCGATGGTAGTCCATCATCAGGCACTCGGCCGCGCGCTTGCCTTCGTCGTAGCACGAGCGCACGCCGATCGGATTGACGTGGCCCCAGTAGCTCTCGGTCTGCGGATGCTGCTCGGGATCGCCGTAAACCTCGCTGGTCGAGGTCAGCAGGATACGCGCGCGCACGCGCTTGGCCAGCCCCAGCATGTTGATCGTGCCCATCACGCTGGTCTTCAGCGTCTTGACCGGATTGTACTGGTAATGGACCGGCGAGGCGGGGCAGGCAAGGTGGAAGATGCGATCGACCTCGAGCAGGATCGGCTCGACCACGTCGTGGCGGATGACCTCGAAGGCGGGGTTGCTCTTGAGATGCTGGATGTTGGCGCGTTTGCCGCTGAAAAGATTGTCCAGGCAGATGACCTCGTGCCCGTCGCGCAGCAGCCGCTCGCACAGATGCGATCCCAGAAATCCCGCGCCGCCCGTCACCAGTGCTCGCACGTTGGTTCTCCTTGGATGGAGATTTTACAGGGATTAGGCGCACCCGCGGAAGGCGGCCTTCGCCGCCTTGGGTTAAGGTGCAGCCCGCCTAGCGACGGTTCTCGCGCGCCAGCGCGAGTACGCTTTCGATCACGTAAGCGACGTCCTCGTCGCTCATTGCGGGAAAAATCGGCAGCGACAGGCATCGGCTGTACACGTCCTCGGCGATCGGGAAATCGCCGGTCCGGTAGCCATAGCGCTGCTGGTAGAAGTGCATCGTGTTGAGCGGGATGCAGTGGACCGAAGTGCCGATGCCGCGCTCGCGCAGCATCTCGACAAACTGCGCTCGCCCGACCTTGAGCTGCTCGGGGCGCAGGCGCAGCACGTAGAGATGCCACGCGTGCTGGATTCCCGGCTCCGCGTAAGGTGTCTGGAGCGCGGGCTCGGCGCGGAACGCCTCGCTGTAGGCGCGCGCTATCGCGGCGCGCCGGCGCATGAATTCATCGGCGCGGGCGAGCTGAGCAAGCCCTATCGCGGCGTGCACGTCGGAAAGATTGTACTTGAAGCCGGTGTCGTGAATTTCGTAGTACCACGAGCCGCTGCGGTCGTAGCGCTTCCACGCGTCGCGGTTCATCCCGTGCAGGCTGGCGACCGCGATTCGCTCGGCGAGGGCGTCGTCCTCGGTCGTGATCATCCCGCCCTCGGCGCTGGTGATGTTCTTGGTCGCGTAGAAGCTGAAGCAGGTCAGCTCGCCGATGGTTCCGATCCGCGCCATCCCGCGGCCCTCGAGATGGCGCGCCGAGCCCACCGCGTGCGCCGCGTCCTCGACGATCTTGAGGCCGTGGCGGCGCGCGATCGCAAGCAGGCGGTCCATCTCGCAGGCCTGGCCGGCGAAATGTACCGGCAGGATCGCGCGCACGCGGCCGTAACGCCCGCTTTCCAGCGCCTCTTCGATGCGCGCCGGGCTGATGTTGAAAGTGCCGGGGTCGATATCGACGAACACCGGCCGCGCTCCCAGATAGCCGATCACCTCGGCGGTCGCGGTGAAGGTAAAGGGCGTCGTGATGACCTCGTCGCCGGGACCGATGCCGAGCGCGAACAGCGCAAGGTGCAGCGCGCCGGTGCAATGGGCGACGGCCAGCGCGTGGCGCGCGCCAACGTAGGCCGCGAACTCGCGCTCGAAGCGCTTGGCTTTGGGCCCGGTGGTGATCCATCCCGAGCGCAACGCGTCGAGCACCTCGCGCTCCTCGGCCTCGCCGATCGAAGGGCGATGAAAGGGCACTTGGCGCACCGGCTGGCTCATTCGCGCCGCCCCATCGCGGCCGCCACGGCGGCGCGCGGGCCATGCAGCGGAAAGTCGCGGGACTGAAGAGCGATCATGGCGAGCGCGTTTCGGGCGCAGTATATAGAATCGTTTCCGAGCGCGGCAAGCTGATGGACTTTGGCGATCGGCGGCGGGGTGTGTGCGCGGCAGTGGCGCTGGTCGCGGGATGGTACGCCTTCGTTTGGATGGTAGCGCGTCCGCTGAGCGACGCGCCGGTGGTCGATAGTTGGATTTACCAGCATGCGGTCCGCGCACTTGCGGAAACCGGACGCCTGCGCTTTGGCGGATACACGCAGGCGATGCCAGTCGGGCAGACGCTTTACGGCCTGGCGTGGAGCAGGCTGTTCGGCCCAAGCGCACCGTCGCTGGATCTGTCGGTCGCGCTTCTCGGGATCGCCGGCGCGCTGATGCTTTACGTGCTTGCGCGGCGCTGCGGCGCTCGGCCGGAGACCGCGCTGCTCGCAACCGGCCTTCTGATCTGCAATCCCTGCTACCTGTTTCTCAGCTTTTCGTTCATGACCGAGGTGCCGTTTCTGGCGCCGCTGCTCGGATGCCATCTTGCGTTCGCCTGCGCCGAGGGAAGTCGACACGAGCAGCGATGGCTGTGGCTGGCCGCGACGCTCGCCATCGTGGCCTTCGCCGTTCGGCCATTCGGCGGCGCGGCTCTGATAGGATGCGCGGCCGCGCTCGTGCTCTACGAGCGCGAGCTGTGGCGCCGGGCGCACCGCGCGCTGCCGCGCCTTGTCAGGCGGTTGGCGCCGTTCGCGTTTGCGTCGATCGCCTGCGCAGCGTTCTGGATTGGTCTCGTCCACGCGATGCGCCCGTGGAACTTGGCCGACAGTGAGGCGCGCTCGCTGAACGCGTTTTTCCTCGTACCGGCGCCGCGTTACCTCAAGTTGTGGCTGTTGTGGCCGCTGCTCTACCTCGGGCTCGTGCTGGCGCCGCTCGCGCTGGTGCAGGCAGCGCTGCGCTGGCGGCGCGCGCTCGTGATCGCTTCGGCGGTGCTCGCCGCGGCCATCGTGATAACGGCGTTCGAGGACCATTTCGTGTGGAGCACGCCGGATTGCCGATGCTTTGGGGGATGGCCGGGGGCGCTGACGCTGCACGGGATGCCGCGGCGGCTGCGTTGGGATGATTTCGGCACCGGCGCCGGATGGACCGTCGCCGTGCTGGCGAGCCTTGGCGCGTCGGGGCTGTGCGTCAGCGCCGCCGAAGCGATACCGCGGATGAGTCGCGGCGCGGCGGCGCTCATGCTGACCGCCGCGGTGTATTGGCTGGCCACGCTGCCGCTGTGGTTCTTCGCCGATCGCTACTATCTCGTGATGGTGCCCGCGGGATGTGTGCTGCTCGCGTTGGCGCCGCTGCCGCGCGGGCGTTCTCCCGTCGCAACGGCGGCGATCATGACCGCAATGATGGGTCTGCTGTCGCTCGGCGGCCTATACGCCTATCAGCGCGGCGCGCAGGCTGTGCTCGCAGCGCGCGACGCGCTGCTCGCAAGCGGAGTCCCGCGCGCCGGGATTGACGCCGGCTACTCGCTAAACGGCCAGGATCTCTATCGCTACCCGCGCGACAGGCCCGACACGCTCGCCGACGAGCGCGGTATCCCGATGGTCACCACGACGAAGCTCTCGCCGTACACGATAGCCGCCGTGCCGGGCGCCGGCACCGAGATCGTCCGCCGCCTTTCGTGGCCGGGCTCGTTGGGTTTCGGCGCGCGCCCACTCTACGTGCTGCGCCTGCGAACGTCGCATACGGGTTCGGACAGCACGGCCGCGAAGGCGCCGTCACACTGATGTCTGTCGGGACGAAGCGGCGCGCGGGCGCTACTCGATTGGCAGCGCGCCTGAGGGTACCTGGACCCATCCGCGAGTTTCGTCCTCGGCGGGCGGCTTAGCGGCTGACGGTGCGGGCGGGTTCACGTCGGGGGCGTTGCCGATCGCACGGCCGAACCCGTTACCGGGCTGGGCGTCAGCACCGTCGGCGTCAACGTCGCCGAAGCGCGCGACCCTTCCGCTGTCAGCCGCGGCGGCTTCGTGCGCAGGCGCAATCGACGTAGGCGGAATCACGGCGTGCTCAGCCTTGGGCGCAACGACTGCCCCGCTCGCACTCGATGCCGCGGCCGCACGCGCCGTGCTTTTGGCCGGTACATTTTCGTCAGGCCTGGCGCCGTCGCTCGCCGTATCGGCTGCCGTGCCCGATTCGCCCGCGTCCACGCCAGAATCCGCGTCAGGCGCACTGGCTACGCTGCCCGGCGGCGGCAGCGGGATTGAACTGGCGACCGTTGCCGGTACCGGAGCTATCGGAGGTTCCGGACCGGGCATCACGTAGGTCGGGACGCCCGTTTTTTCTTCGATCGCCTTCTCCAGCTTGAGCGTGTCGATGTAGCCGAGCAGGTTCTGACGGCGCGCTTCGCTGACTGCGTAGCGCCACAGCCCGGGATACATCCCGTAGAGATCTTCGTGGACCTCGACGTACAACACCCCACCGTGCCATCCGAACTTGACCGGCTGGTAGACGATGCGGCCGGTCGTCCCCACCGGCACCATGTGCCACAGGCGGTCGATCGCTTCGGGCGACAGCCGGATGCATCCATGGCTGACCTCCATCCCGACGCCCCACGGATTGTTGGTGCCGTGAATCGCGTACTCGGGCAGGTTGAGGTCGAGCCGCCAATGGCCTTCGGGGTTGTCAGGGTCGCCGCCCGGAATCATGTGCTCGGCGTAGCCGTCGCGTTCGAGGTGTTCCTCGTAGATGTCCTGCGGCACGATCCATGGCGGGTCGTGCTCCTTTGCGGTTACGCGGAAGCTCTTTCCGACCGGTGTCCGCCAGTCGTAGCGTCCCAGGCCCACCGGGAAGGTATAGACCACGCGAGCGCCGCTGTAGCTCGCGTTCAGCACATGATTTTTGGCATGCGCGTGTTTGCTGCGAGCGCCCTCGAGCTTTGCGCGCGTCAGTTTGGCCCGGCCGCGCGAATGCGCCACTGCCGGCGGGTAGTAGTAGTATAGCCGCAGCTCAGGCACGTTGATCACGATTCCGGCCCGCGGCCCGCTGGGCAGGATGTGCTCGGTCGGCAGGACGATGGTTTTGCCGGCGGGTGGCGTCCACCAGTCGATATGGTCGTTGGCGTCGGAGATCTCACGCGCGCTGACGCCGAACCAACGCCCGATGTCGAGCAGCGTGTCGCCCTTGCGAATCGTGTAGCTCTGGAGCGCGCCGATCATTTCGTCGCGCCCGGTCGGAATCGGGTAGGCGACTACTGGCCGGCGTGCGAAATCATCTTCGCTCCAGCCGCGCGCGATTTGCGGCGCCGCAACGAGGGCGGCAACCAAGCCCAGCGCCGCACTCCACCCCAGAAACCGTGCTACTGCCTGATGCATGGATTGCTCCGCCCCGGCCCGCCGTCACTCCCCCAGCCCGCGTCGTGCGGCTGCCCAAAAATGATATGGCAAGGCCGATCACTCGGCAACCGGCCTCAAATTGGCGAACTTAAGCACCAGCAGCTTCGTCCCGCTGCGTTCGAAATGCACCCACGCCTTGGCCGCCGCGCCACGTCCTTCGCGCCGGCGCACCACGCCGCGCCCGAAGGTCTGATGGACGACACGGGCGCCGATCGGAAAGCCGTCGGTTCCGTCGGCCGCAGTTTCCTCGTCCTCTCCTAGCTGACTTGTGCTGTAGTCGATATAAGTGCCCACGCCCGGACGGCGCAGTGGCGCGCCCGCACGTTCGGGCGCAATTCGGTTGACAAGCGCAGGGTCGATCTCGCCGAGGAAGCGCGAGGGGCGCGACTCGCTGCGCTGGCCGTACAACTCGCGGCTCAGCGTGTTGGTCAGGTACAAGAGCCGGCGTGCCCGGGTCATCCCGACGTAGCACAGTCGGCGCTCCTCCTCGACCTCGCCAGTTTCGTCCTGCGACCGAAAATGCGGGAACAGCCCTTCCTCCATCCCGGCGATGAACACGACCGGGTACTCCAGCCCCTTGGACGTATGCAGCGTCATCAGGGCGACGCGCCCGCCGCGCTCCCCGACCTGGTCGGCGTCGCTGACCAAGGCCACGCGTTCGAGAAAGTCGGCGAGCCCGCCGTTGTGCTCCTCGGCGTCGAATGCGTCGGCCGCCGACAGCATCTCGGCGACGTTCTGCCGGCGCGTCGCCGCGTCCTGCATCCCGTCGAGGTAGGCGGCGAAGCCCGCGCGCGTGATCACTTCGTCGAGGATCGCCCGCACCTTCATCGTCGGCGCGCGGACCGCCAGCTCATGCATCCAGCCGTAGAGCTCGCCGGCCTGCTTGGCCGCGCGCAGCGCGACGCGCGAGTTGGTTTCCAGCCGCCCTAGCGCCTCGAACAGCGTGATGGCGTCTTGCGCGGCGGTTTCCGCGGCGGCCTCCAGGGTCTTGGCGCCCACGCCGCGCGGCGGTGCCCCCACCATCCGCTCGACGCTTATTGCGTCGGCCGGATTGGCCAGCGCGCGCAGATAGGCGAGCAAATCCTTGACCTCGCGATGCTCGTAAAAGCGCAATCCGCCGACGACGTAATAGGGGACCCGCCGGCGCACCAGCGCCTCTTCGAGCACGCGCGCCTGCGCGTTGACGCGGTAGAAGACCACGATGTCCGAGGGGCTGACACCGCCCTCGGCGCACAGGCGGCCTATTTCGCGTGCGATGAATTCGGCCTCGTCGCGCTCGGTGACGGCGGTCAGGTAGGTGACCGGTTCGCCCGCTTCGTTTTCGGTCCACAGCCGCTTGGCTTTGCGCTCGCGGTTGTTGCGGATGACCGCATCGGCGGCGGCCAGGATCGTCTTGGTCGAGCGGTAGTTCTGTTCGAGCTTGAAGATCCGGGCGTGCGGAAAGTCGCGCTCGAAGTCGAGGATGTTGCGGATGTCAGCGCCGCGCCATCGGTAGATCGACTGGTCTTCGTCGCCGACCACGCACAGATTTCCGGTGCGCGCGGAGAGCGCGCGCACCAGCAGGTACTGCACGCGGTTGGTGTCCTGGTATTCGTCAACCAGCAGATGCTCCGCGCGCCCTTGCCATCTGAGCAGCGCCGCCGGATCGCGCTCGAAGAGTTGATGGACACCAAGCAGCAGGTCGCTGAAGTCCATCGCATTCATCGCGCGCAGCCGCTCCTGGTACAGCCGGTAGATCGCGGCCAGCGCGGCGTCGCGCCCGTCGCCGCCGGCCTCGGCGGTGAACGCCTGGGGCGCGCAGCCTTCGTTCTTGAGCTGCTCGATGCGTGCGCGCGCGGCCTCGGCGGTTGGAGCTCCGGCGATTGCGGCCTCCTCGATCACGCGCCGGAGCACCGCCATCGCATCGCCCTCGTCGAGGATCGAGAAGTTCGGCCGGTAGCCGAGCGCGCCGGCTTCATGGCGCAGGATGCGCGCGCAGGCCGAGTGAAAAGTGCTCACCCACGGCCATCCCGCAGCGCCGCCGAGCAGCGCCGCGATCCGCTCGCGCATCTCGGCCGCCGCCTTGTTGGTGAAGGTCACCGCCAGCGTGTGCGCGGGTGCTGCGCGGCCTTCGGCAATCAGATAGGCGATGCGGTGGGTCAGCACGCGGGTCTTGCCCGAGCCGGCGCCGGCGAGGATCAGGATCGGGCCGTCCGGCGCGAGCACGGCGTCGCGCTGGGCCGGATTGAGATCGTCGAGGTTAATCATGTTTGACGGAACGGCGGCACGGCACGACGATGCGCGCAAGCC encodes:
- a CDS encoding UvrD-helicase domain-containing protein, producing the protein MINLDDLNPAQRDAVLAPDGPILILAGAGSGKTRVLTHRIAYLIAEGRAAPAHTLAVTFTNKAAAEMRERIAALLGGAAGWPWVSTFHSACARILRHEAGALGYRPNFSILDEGDAMAVLRRVIEEAAIAGAPTAEAARARIEQLKNEGCAPQAFTAEAGGDGRDAALAAIYRLYQERLRAMNAMDFSDLLLGVHQLFERDPAALLRWQGRAEHLLVDEYQDTNRVQYLLVRALSARTGNLCVVGDEDQSIYRWRGADIRNILDFERDFPHARIFKLEQNYRSTKTILAAADAVIRNNRERKAKRLWTENEAGEPVTYLTAVTERDEAEFIAREIGRLCAEGGVSPSDIVVFYRVNAQARVLEEALVRRRVPYYVVGGLRFYEHREVKDLLAYLRALANPADAISVERMVGAPPRGVGAKTLEAAAETAAQDAITLFEALGRLETNSRVALRAAKQAGELYGWMHELAVRAPTMKVRAILDEVITRAGFAAYLDGMQDAATRRQNVAEMLSAADAFDAEEHNGGLADFLERVALVSDADQVGERGGRVALMTLHTSKGLEYPVVFIAGMEEGLFPHFRSQDETGEVEEERRLCYVGMTRARRLLYLTNTLSRELYGQRSESRPSRFLGEIDPALVNRIAPERAGAPLRRPGVGTYIDYSTSQLGEDEETAADGTDGFPIGARVVHQTFGRGVVRRREGRGAAAKAWVHFERSGTKLLVLKFANLRPVAE
- a CDS encoding DegT/DnrJ/EryC1/StrS aminotransferase family protein, with amino-acid sequence MSQPVRQVPFHRPSIGEAEEREVLDALRSGWITTGPKAKRFEREFAAYVGARHALAVAHCTGALHLALFALGIGPGDEVITTPFTFTATAEVIGYLGARPVFVDIDPGTFNISPARIEEALESGRYGRVRAILPVHFAGQACEMDRLLAIARRHGLKIVEDAAHAVGSARHLEGRGMARIGTIGELTCFSFYATKNITSAEGGMITTEDDALAERIAVASLHGMNRDAWKRYDRSGSWYYEIHDTGFKYNLSDVHAAIGLAQLARADEFMRRRAAIARAYSEAFRAEPALQTPYAEPGIQHAWHLYVLRLRPEQLKVGRAQFVEMLRERGIGTSVHCIPLNTMHFYQQRYGYRTGDFPIAEDVYSRCLSLPIFPAMSDEDVAYVIESVLALARENRR
- a CDS encoding L,D-transpeptidase family protein; this encodes MHQAVARFLGWSAALGLVAALVAAPQIARGWSEDDFARRPVVAYPIPTGRDEMIGALQSYTIRKGDTLLDIGRWFGVSAREISDANDHIDWWTPPAGKTIVLPTEHILPSGPRAGIVINVPELRLYYYYPPAVAHSRGRAKLTRAKLEGARSKHAHAKNHVLNASYSGARVVYTFPVGLGRYDWRTPVGKSFRVTAKEHDPPWIVPQDIYEEHLERDGYAEHMIPGGDPDNPEGHWRLDLNLPEYAIHGTNNPWGVGMEVSHGCIRLSPEAIDRLWHMVPVGTTGRIVYQPVKFGWHGGVLYVEVHEDLYGMYPGLWRYAVSEARRQNLLGYIDTLKLEKAIEEKTGVPTYVMPGPEPPIAPVPATVASSIPLPPPGSVASAPDADSGVDAGESGTAADTASDGARPDENVPAKSTARAAAASSASGAVVAPKAEHAVIPPTSIAPAHEAAAADSGRVARFGDVDADGADAQPGNGFGRAIGNAPDVNPPAPSAAKPPAEDETRGWVQVPSGALPIE